CCTGCTTGCAACAGAAGAAGCGCAAACAAAATGCCGTGCTATTATTGCTGAGCATTTTGAATTCCTGAATATCATTCTGAAAATTTCGTTCAACGAAGCATTGAATAAAGATATTCTTGCGCAAGGTGAATTAATGAGCACAAAAATGTTCAGCTGTTATCTTGAAGAAAAAGGAATCAATCACATGCTGTTGCCCGCATTGGATTTCATGACCATTGATAGTTATGAGGAACCGCAGATCGGCAGCATTAAAGTAAAGCTGAGTCAGTTGTTGAATCAAAACAAAGACAAAAAAATATTTATTACACAAGGATACATCAGCCGCAATGCAAGAGGCGAAGTAGATAACTTAAAACGTGGCGGTAGTGATTACAGTGCTTCATTGATTGGCGCTGCTATCAATGCAAGTGTTTGTGAAATATGGACAGACATTGACGGAATGCACAACAACGATCCACGTATTGTAAAGAAAACGGTTGCTATTGAGCAGTTGAGTTTTGATGAAGCGGCTGAGTTAGCGTACTTCGGTGCAAAAATTCTGCACCCGGCATCCATCTGGCCAGCGCAGCATTACAAAATTCCTGTGAAGTTGCTCAACACCATGCAGCCCGATGCAAAAGGCACACTCATTACAGAAGAAGCCGGAAGTGTTGGTGTAAAAGCGGTTGCAGCAAAAGACGGTATTACGGCCATTAAGATCAAAAGCAGCCGAATGTTATTGGCGTATGGTTTCTTACGCAAAGTGTTTGAAGTGTTTGAAAAATACCGCACTTCAATTGATATGATCACTACTTCTGAAGTAGCTGTTTCATTGACAATTGATAACAGCACACATCTTGATGAAATTATCCGTGAACTGGAACCATTTGGTACAGTTGAGTTAGATAAAGACCAGGCAATTGTAAGTATTGTTGGAAATGAAATTGGAAAGACAGAGCATATCCTTTCGAAATTATTCGAAAGCATTGTTGATATTCCTGTAAGAATGGTGAGTTATGGTGGTAGTCCGCACAACGTTTCGTTGTTGGTACCTGCATCTTACAAAACACAAACACTGCAGGTGTTGAACAAAGGAATTTTTGGATTGGATTAACACAAATAGTTAATTCTTTATTTTTCATATTCACCCGTAATTGTATCTTGAGCAAGTATGCAATTACGGGCTTTTTTATTTTTGATCGCTATTGGATTCTCTTCAACATTGCCAGCACAAAACCTTGCAGGTGTATGGGAAGGGAATTTTTTATTGAATGGAAGTAAAAAGCAAAAGATGAGTGTGCGTGTAGAGTTGATGGAAACAGATGGTGAATATATCGGCATTGTTTATTCACGTGGGTTTGATAAGAATACTTCTTTTGGTTGCGATTATCTTGTTGGGGGCCGTTTGTACGATGGTAAGATAAGTCTGGTTCGTAAAGAAGTAATGCGTGGAGTAGCTATGTCGAAAACTGATTGCGCTTTTTTCGAAGAGCTTTATTTAACTGTTTCAAAAAATGACGCAGGACCCCAGGCGAACGGTCGATGGTATTGGAGGGGAGACGAGTTTGATTCTTTTTCTGCTGTTAAAACCGACTCGGTTATATCTGAGTTTACCAAAGATGAGATCGGTGATTATATACAGGATCTGTATAACCAGTTTGAACAGCGGAATATTCTACTGAAGCCGGAAAACAGACTTTACCAGAAATTTGGGGAGTTGGAAATTGATAGTTCTGATATCCTGCTCGAGTTTACTTCAATTGACAAAAGCGTACACGATTCTATCACTGTTTTATTTAATGGCGATGTGATTGCAAACGAGCATGACCTTTCAAAACGTCCATTGAGGATAAGACTAAAAGAATTGACCCCTGGAGTGAATGATATTATCGTCATTAGTCAATCGGTTGCGCAAAACAAGCTAAACATTCGCCTGAGTGTTAAACAACAGCAGCTGGTAAAGGAATACACCGTAGAACCCGGTTTTATACGGAATTCATTGTTGCTGCTTAAGCGGAAGGAGAACTGAACTAGCGCTCGTTTTTCTACTATATTTGCTGCCTCTAATCGTAGACAGCATGCCGAACAATTCCAAAGTTACTTTCGATAATACAGCTAATGCCTTTGAATATAAGAACGACCAGCAACTGAAAAAAGCACATTTCCTCTTTTCATCAATGGGTTATCAATGGCTGGTTGATATTGGGACAAGAATTACTCCCTGGGCAATTAAAGCCGGTTTGCCGGTAAAAGGTCTTATCCGCAGTACGTTATTCGAACAATTTGTTGGTGGCGAAACATTACAGGAAACGGCAAAAGTGGCCGACCGACTCGAAGAGTTTCATGTGCAGGTGATCCTCGATTATGGTGTGGAAGGTGGCGATTATGGCGAAGAAGAAAAAGACCATGCCTGCGATGAGTTTATTAAAGTAATTGACTACGCTGCAACACAGGCAAATATTCCGTTTATGAGTGTGAAAGTAACCGGCATTGCACGGTTTGCTTTGCTGGAGAAAATGGATGACCTGATGAGCAAGGATACCGGTACGTTGATCCGCCGTTATGAACATGCATTGGAACGACTTTCTGCTGATGAACGTGCTGAATGGCAACGTGTATGTAACCGAATGGAGCGCATTTGTTCTGCAGCGTCCAATAAAAAAGTTGGTGTATTGATTGATGCAGAAGAAACATGGATACAGGACCCTGTTGATGCATTAACCATGCTTATGATGGATCAGTACAATAAAACAACAGCAGTTGTTTACAATACTGCGCAACTTTACCGTCACGACCGTTACCAGTTTGTACATGATTGTTATGAAGCTGCGGAGAAACGCAACTTCATTTTGGGGATCAAGATCGTTCGTGGTGCTTATATGGAAAAGGAACGCAAACGTGCAGCCGATATGAATTATCCTTCACCTATTCAACCCGACAAAGAAGCCTGCGATGCAGATTACAATCGTGCTGTTGAATTTTGTATTCAGCACGTTGATCGTATTGCAGTTATTGTAGCTACACATAACGAATTCAGCAATCAACTGGCGGCTGAATTATTACACAGCAAAGGATTGCCACATAATCATCCGCATGTGCATTTCAGTCAGCTGTATGGTATGAGCGATCATATCACCTTTAACCTGGCGAAAGAAGGTTACTCGGTAAGCAAATACCTTCCCTTTGGCCCAATTGACGATGTGGTGCCTTACCTCATGCGTCGTGCGCAGGAAAACAGCTCTGTAAGCGGTCAAACCGGAAGAGAACTTCTGTTGATCAAAAAGGAACTGGCAAGAAGAGGAGTGAAGTAATTCCTCGAGCGAATTTGTCTGTACACAATCAATCCACAGCGTTCTTCTTGCGCCTTGTAACTTGTGCCTTTTAGTTACCTTGCACCCATGCAACAATACCTTTCTTTACTGCAGCATATATTGGATAACGGTGTTGAAAAAACCGACCGCACAGGCACGGGTACTAAGAGTGTGTTTGGATACCAGATGCGTTTCGATCTGAGTGAAGGATTCCCGCTGGTAACTACTAAGAAAGTACATATGCGCAGTATTATTCATGAACTGCTTTGGTTCCTGAAAGGAGAAACGAATATTGCTTATCTCAAAGAAAATAATGTAAGCATCTGGGATGAGTGGGCAGATGAAAATGGCGAGCTTGGTCCGGTGTACGGCAAACAGTGGCGTAGTTGGGAAGGAGCGAATGGAGTTGTGATCGACCAGGTAAAAGATCTGATCGCACAAATCAAAAAAAATCCCGACAGCCGTCGTCTCATCATCAGCGCATGGAATGTGGCTGAGTTGCCGAAGATGGCACTCATGCCTTGTCATACTATTTTTCAATTCTATGTTGCTGATGGAAAGTTAAGTTGTCAACTTTACCAACGAAGTGCTGATGTGTTCTTAGGTGTTCCGTTCAATATTGCATCGTATGCTTTGTTAACGATGATGATCGCACAGGTTTGCGATCTTGAACCCGGTGATTTTGTGCACACATTTGGCGATGTGCATATTTATAGTAATCATATGGAGCAAGTGAACCTACAATTAAGCCGCACGCCTTTTCCATTGCCAACCATGAAGTTAAATCCTGCAGTGAAAGATATTTTCGAGTTCAAGTTCGAAGATTTTACGTTGGAGAATTATCAAAGTCATCCGGCCATTAAAGCGCCGGTAGCTGTTTAATTTCAGATTGCAGATTTCCGGTTTTAGATTTGTTCGCAATCTGCAATCATCATTCTAAAATCTGAAATGTGATTATAAGCTTAATCGTTGCTGCATCTACTAACAACGCCATCGGTCGTAACAACGAATTGCTATGGCATTTACCAATCGATTTAAAGTTTTTCAAAAACACTACCTGGGCTTTGCCGGTGATCATGGGGCGAAAAACCTTTGACTCAGTTGGCGGGAAGCCATTGACAGGCAGAACCAATATTATCATTTCAAGACAGGAGGGATTAAGATCAGAGTATGAAAATGTTTGGTTTGCCACCTCATTAGATGAAGCATTGGAGCAAGCCAAAAAACTAGAGACAAAAGAAATTATGATCGCAGGTGGTGCACAGATTTACGAGCAAGCTCTTCCTATTGCCAATCGTATTTATTTAACGAGAGTTCATGTGCATTTAGAAGCCGATGCATTCTTTCCGGCTTTTTCAGTTGATGAATGGAATCTTACAAACAATAAAGATTTTGAAGCGAATGAAAAACATGCTTATTCATTCTCTATTCAGCAGTGGGACAGAAAGAGATGAGTGATGAGTAATGAATGATGAGTAAACCTCCCGATTACCAACTCCTAATAACTAATTCCACTTCTTATTAATGTATTCTTCTTTCCAGCTTGGCTTAAAATATCTCAACTATTATTTCACTGCTGCTAATGGCAAAGGGCATGGTATTCATTCTCCGTTTGTCTTTGACCTGGTTGTAAAAGTGTTGAATGATAAAACGAAGTATGCCGCTAACAAGGAAGTAGAGCTGCAAAGGAGTTTATTGTTGGGAAATGAAACCATCATTATAGTTGAAGATTTTGGTGCAGGGTCAACCAAAGGATTAACGAAGCAACGGGTTGTGCAACAAATTGCTGCTACTTCTCTCAAACCAAAGAAATATGCACAACTACTTTATCGGTTGGTGAATTATTTTCAACCGAAGCAAATTCTTGAACTAGGCACATCGCTCGGTATTACCACTGCCTATCTTGCCAAAGCAAAGCCAACTGCAACGGTTACAACCATGGAAGGTTCTGTAGCAATTGCTGCAATAGCAAAACAACAGTTTC
The DNA window shown above is from Lacibacter sp. H375 and carries:
- a CDS encoding aspartate kinase, whose amino-acid sequence is MKVMKFGGTSVGKPERMHDVATLITRDNEEKIVVLSALSGTTNSLVEIGAAMANGDRAAAKQVIDKLDAHYQTFISNLLATEEAQTKCRAIIAEHFEFLNIILKISFNEALNKDILAQGELMSTKMFSCYLEEKGINHMLLPALDFMTIDSYEEPQIGSIKVKLSQLLNQNKDKKIFITQGYISRNARGEVDNLKRGGSDYSASLIGAAINASVCEIWTDIDGMHNNDPRIVKKTVAIEQLSFDEAAELAYFGAKILHPASIWPAQHYKIPVKLLNTMQPDAKGTLITEEAGSVGVKAVAAKDGITAIKIKSSRMLLAYGFLRKVFEVFEKYRTSIDMITTSEVAVSLTIDNSTHLDEIIRELEPFGTVELDKDQAIVSIVGNEIGKTEHILSKLFESIVDIPVRMVSYGGSPHNVSLLVPASYKTQTLQVLNKGIFGLD
- a CDS encoding proline dehydrogenase family protein → MPNNSKVTFDNTANAFEYKNDQQLKKAHFLFSSMGYQWLVDIGTRITPWAIKAGLPVKGLIRSTLFEQFVGGETLQETAKVADRLEEFHVQVILDYGVEGGDYGEEEKDHACDEFIKVIDYAATQANIPFMSVKVTGIARFALLEKMDDLMSKDTGTLIRRYEHALERLSADERAEWQRVCNRMERICSAASNKKVGVLIDAEETWIQDPVDALTMLMMDQYNKTTAVVYNTAQLYRHDRYQFVHDCYEAAEKRNFILGIKIVRGAYMEKERKRAADMNYPSPIQPDKEACDADYNRAVEFCIQHVDRIAVIVATHNEFSNQLAAELLHSKGLPHNHPHVHFSQLYGMSDHITFNLAKEGYSVSKYLPFGPIDDVVPYLMRRAQENSSVSGQTGRELLLIKKELARRGVK
- a CDS encoding thymidylate synthase encodes the protein MQQYLSLLQHILDNGVEKTDRTGTGTKSVFGYQMRFDLSEGFPLVTTKKVHMRSIIHELLWFLKGETNIAYLKENNVSIWDEWADENGELGPVYGKQWRSWEGANGVVIDQVKDLIAQIKKNPDSRRLIISAWNVAELPKMALMPCHTIFQFYVADGKLSCQLYQRSADVFLGVPFNIASYALLTMMIAQVCDLEPGDFVHTFGDVHIYSNHMEQVNLQLSRTPFPLPTMKLNPAVKDIFEFKFEDFTLENYQSHPAIKAPVAV
- a CDS encoding dihydrofolate reductase, with protein sequence MIISLIVAASTNNAIGRNNELLWHLPIDLKFFKNTTWALPVIMGRKTFDSVGGKPLTGRTNIIISRQEGLRSEYENVWFATSLDEALEQAKKLETKEIMIAGGAQIYEQALPIANRIYLTRVHVHLEADAFFPAFSVDEWNLTNNKDFEANEKHAYSFSIQQWDRKR
- a CDS encoding O-methyltransferase, with amino-acid sequence MYSSFQLGLKYLNYYFTAANGKGHGIHSPFVFDLVVKVLNDKTKYAANKEVELQRSLLLGNETIIIVEDFGAGSTKGLTKQRVVQQIAATSLKPKKYAQLLYRLVNYFQPKQILELGTSLGITTAYLAKAKPTATVTTMEGSVAIAAIAKQQFHELQLNNINIVIGNFDETLQQVIDKAEQSFNFVFIDGNHRKEPTLRYFEQLLAKTDHDTVFVFDDIHWSKEMEEAWEIIKQHSSVTLTIDLFFIGLVFLRKEQKEREHFIIRF